One genomic region from Maridesulfovibrio frigidus DSM 17176 encodes:
- a CDS encoding amino acid ABC transporter permease, whose amino-acid sequence MINHYLEKAWVQYFCLAAVTALLVYYFGWVFDFGYKFDWTVLYVKDASYGIVLGDMLITGLGNTITISLISSAIALGLGILFGLGRLSQFKPINYFASAYVEFFRNTPLLIQLFFWYFALPMALPEELRYKLFDYNYEMISATVGLGVYTSAFMAEVIRAGIQSIPKGLLEAAYSSGLTPFQALSKIVLPLAFRAIIPPLGSEFLNNMKNSSLAMVVGVAELCWASQQIESLTFKGFEATTAATVVYLSLSLTIAGILNLVNLKLQIIPKKNRTIGHLLADIFFWPFLAPLALLSMLSRNCFRRRTEGFNLTTAQAARKALLANIAKVFSLAWKGTFLAFLLFLIVMAGVGLSKFNFQVIWDNIGTMIYWRFPQGGPDEVLWGLGGLSFSIIMSVIAISVSFFIGLIVGVGRTSKNKLFFIPSTLYIELIRGNPLIMVIFWIYFFIPILTGAFLNVFWSATIALTVFTGAYLAEIVRSGIQNIPPGQLEAAVSTGLTYLQAMRKIILPQALKQMLPAIVGQFIAIFKDSSLAFVIGVLELTFVAQGLNNRLMIYPFEIYTTVAALYFICCYMMSIVARRLERKLSTDTFRLQM is encoded by the coding sequence ATTTCGGCTGGGTTTTTGACTTCGGCTATAAGTTTGACTGGACTGTTCTTTATGTAAAAGACGCGTCCTACGGCATTGTACTGGGTGATATGCTTATCACCGGACTGGGAAATACCATCACCATATCCCTGATCAGTTCTGCCATTGCACTTGGACTGGGGATTTTATTCGGTCTTGGGCGTTTATCTCAGTTCAAGCCAATTAATTATTTCGCTTCTGCTTATGTTGAATTTTTCAGAAATACACCGCTCTTGATTCAGCTTTTCTTCTGGTACTTCGCACTTCCAATGGCTTTGCCGGAAGAGCTTCGTTACAAACTTTTCGATTACAATTACGAAATGATCTCTGCCACCGTAGGGCTTGGTGTTTACACCAGCGCATTTATGGCTGAGGTTATTCGTGCTGGTATTCAGTCTATTCCGAAAGGACTTCTTGAAGCTGCCTATTCATCCGGCCTAACGCCGTTTCAGGCACTTAGTAAAATTGTTCTACCTCTTGCTTTCAGAGCAATCATTCCACCACTCGGAAGTGAGTTCTTGAACAATATGAAGAACTCATCACTTGCTATGGTCGTAGGTGTCGCAGAGCTTTGCTGGGCTTCTCAGCAAATTGAATCCCTTACTTTTAAGGGATTCGAAGCAACTACCGCTGCTACAGTTGTATATCTTTCACTTTCCCTGACTATTGCCGGGATACTTAATCTGGTGAATCTTAAACTCCAGATCATACCTAAAAAGAATAGAACAATCGGGCATCTTCTCGCCGATATCTTCTTCTGGCCTTTCCTCGCTCCTCTTGCACTTCTTTCTATGCTTAGCAGGAATTGTTTCCGCAGACGCACTGAAGGTTTCAATCTTACAACCGCACAGGCCGCTAGAAAAGCTTTGCTTGCTAATATTGCGAAGGTTTTCTCTTTAGCGTGGAAAGGAACATTTCTCGCATTTTTGCTGTTCTTAATAGTTATGGCTGGAGTCGGTCTTTCCAAGTTTAACTTTCAGGTTATCTGGGATAATATCGGCACAATGATTTACTGGCGTTTCCCGCAGGGCGGACCTGATGAGGTTTTATGGGGACTTGGTGGTTTGTCATTCTCTATTATTATGTCAGTTATCGCTATCTCGGTCAGTTTCTTTATCGGCCTCATTGTAGGTGTCGGTAGAACTTCCAAGAATAAATTGTTCTTTATTCCAAGTACCTTATATATTGAATTGATTCGCGGTAACCCGCTGATCATGGTTATCTTCTGGATTTACTTCTTTATTCCGATTTTAACTGGCGCATTCCTAAATGTATTCTGGAGTGCAACCATTGCTCTGACTGTGTTTACCGGTGCATATCTTGCTGAAATAGTACGAAGCGGTATTCAGAATATTCCTCCGGGACAGCTTGAAGCAGCTGTAAGTACCGGGCTGACATACTTACAGGCCATGCGCAAAATTATCCTTCCGCAGGCGCTTAAGCAGATGCTTCCCGCCATTGTCGGGCAGTTTATCGCAATCTTTAAAGATTCCTCACTGGCCTTCGTTATTGGTGTTCTCGAGCTTACATTTGTGGCTCAGGGACTTAATAACAGACTGATGATTTATCCTTTTGAGATTTATACTAC